The following DNA comes from Frankia casuarinae.
ACCGGGCCTGGCTCATATCGGCAAGCGGCGCGCCAAACCCGGAAAGCGCCCGGCACGCTCGCTGACCCTCGTCCGGGGTGCCGGCATACAGGGCGGCCGTGATGAGCACGTCGCGGTTGTGCACGGCGGGCGGGAGCGTCGGTGCATCCGGCAGCGACCACAGGAGGGCACGGCTGGTGACCTCGTCAGGGACGGTGGACGTCCAGTCCTGCCAGCGGGAAAGCACCTCGGTAACGGCATCGACCGGGTGAACGATCATGCTATTCCAGACCATCGGGCCCAACGGATAGGCCTCGAACTCGAAGGACACCACCACACCGAAGTTGCCGCTCCCGCCACGCAACGCCCAGAACAGGTCCTCATGTTCGGTCCCGTCGCACCGTATGATCTTGCCGCTGGCTGTCACGACCTCGGCGGCGCGCAGCGCATCACAGGCCAGACCGTACTTGCGGTGGAGCCAGCCGATTCCGCCACCGAGTGTCAGACCCGCGACGCCCGTGGTCGACACGACCCCGCCAGGTACCGCGAGCCCGTACAGCTGCGTCTCACGGTCGACGTCGCCCCAGGTCGCACCACCCGCCACCCGCACACGTCGCTGATCCGGGTCGACCCAGACACCCCGCATCATCGACAGATCGATCATCAAACTGTCGTCGGCCGTGCAGGTCCCGGCGATGCTGTGGCCGCCGCCGCGGACAGCGACGAGCAGGTCCCGCTTGTAGGCGAGGCTGACGGCGTCGACGACGTCGGCGGTGCCGGTGCATCGGATGATCAGACCGGGTCTGCGGTCGAGCATGGCGTTCTGGACGACCCGGATGTCGTCATACCCCAGGTCGTCCGACGTCAGAACCTGCCCGCGGAAGATCGCGCGAATCTCCTCGACCGTCTCGTCCGAGAGCGTCTGCCGTTCGCCATCCAGCGTGAGTATCTGTGCCGACATCGAGCGATCTCCCCTCCGCGCCTGCCGATGTCTCCGGTGGGCATCGGTCTGCGTTACTCGCTTCTTACAGGGTGACGCCACGGCTGGATCGTCGCTAGCGTGTTCGTCCCGCAGGACGGCAGCCAGTTCGGCGAGTGCGGCCAAGATTGCCA
Coding sequences within:
- a CDS encoding FAD-binding oxidoreductase yields the protein MSAQILTLDGERQTLSDETVEEIRAIFRGQVLTSDDLGYDDIRVVQNAMLDRRPGLIIRCTGTADVVDAVSLAYKRDLLVAVRGGGHSIAGTCTADDSLMIDLSMMRGVWVDPDQRRVRVAGGATWGDVDRETQLYGLAVPGGVVSTTGVAGLTLGGGIGWLHRKYGLACDALRAAEVVTASGKIIRCDGTEHEDLFWALRGGSGNFGVVVSFEFEAYPLGPMVWNSMIVHPVDAVTEVLSRWQDWTSTVPDEVTSRALLWSLPDAPTLPPAVHNRDVLITAALYAGTPDEGQRACRALSGFGAPLADMSQARSYRTAQSSLDPFFPKGGLQSYWKSVYLDRLDEDATTFVARISHDRPHPTTMVHLPLLGGAMSRVGTTETAFGDRSARYLLSIDGNWLDPAEDDANIRWVRNAYGEAVRLRAASGTYLNFGGDADLDDADRARAWGRNVERLRRVKRTYDPENRFRLNPNIPPAES